The Epinephelus lanceolatus isolate andai-2023 chromosome 8, ASM4190304v1, whole genome shotgun sequence genome includes a window with the following:
- the asb8 gene encoding ankyrin repeat and SOCS box protein 8 produces MSSTMWYIMQSIQSKYSLSERLIRTIAAIRSFPHDNVEDLIRKGADVNRMHGTLKPLHCACMVADADCVELLLEKGAEVNALDGYNRTALHYAAEKDESCVELLLEYGAQPNALDGNKDTPLHWAAFKDNPECVRALLESGACPNARDYNNDTPLSWAAMKGNLESVKVLLDYGAQVHVTNLKGQTPISRLVALLARGLGTEQEEECLELLCRAAGRFEIRRADGTPPRELSKDPQLLARLTNMVAHAPTLRSLARCAVRQSLGVQFLPTAVKELPLPETIKDYLLLRD; encoded by the exons ATGAGCTCTACTATGTGGTACATCATGCAAAGCATTCAAAGTAAATACTCTTTGTCTGAGCGGCTCATTCGCACCATTGCTGCCATCCGCTCATTCCCACACGACAATGTGGAGGATCTCATTCGTAAG GGAGCTGATGTGAACCGGATGCATGGCACACTTAAGCCCCTGCACTGCGCCTGTATGGTCGCTGATGCTGActgtgtggagctgctgctggagaaGGGTGCAGAG GTGAATGCTTTGGATGGATATAACCGCACAGCACTGCACTATGCAGCTGAGAAGGACGAGAGCTGCGTGGAGCTGCTGTTGGAGTATGGGGCCCAGCCAAACGCCCTGGACGGCAACAAGGACACTCCACTTCACTGGGCCGCCTTTAAAGATAACCCAGAGTGTGTGAGGGCCTTGCTGGAGAGCGGGGCCTGTCCTAATGCCCGGGACTACAACAATGACACGCCCTTGAGCTGGGCAGCAATGAAGGGTAACCTAGAGAGTGTAAAGGTGCTTTTGGACTACGGAGCCCAGGTTCATGTGACAAACCTGAAGGGCCAGACCCCTATCTCTCGACTGGTGGCCCTGTTGGCCCGGGGCCTGGGTACTGAACAGGAGGAGGAGTGCTTGGAGCTGCTGTGCCGGGCAGCAGGGCGGTTTGAAATCCGACGGGCTGATGGCACCCCTCCCAGGGAGCTGAGTAAGGATCCTCAGCTGCTGGCTAGGCTGACCAACATGGTGGCTCATGCACCCACGCTCCGCTCTCTTGCACGCTGTGCTGTCCGGCAGAGTCTTGGTGTTCAGTTCCTCCCCACGGCTGTTAAAGAGCTTCCTCTACCAGAGACTATCAAAGACTATTTGCTGCTGAGAGACTGA
- the larp4aa gene encoding la ribonucleoprotein 4Aa isoform X2 has translation MSSDQSVEPPLLQEEADPGPKTGGKDEAPLGSEGGSGGMVTSKGAGLNPNAKVWQEMPVAPSEAVTNSPHWPPSDISEGYSEPSSAGCKQYPVGFTALDDSSSTATAEIAVNGMDPPELGFSPAESTTGTSVDSKTEEQSPISSENLRESLKKELEFYFSRENLSKDLYLMSQMDSDQFVPIWTIASMEGIKVLTTDIDLILDVLRSSPMVQVDEKGEKVRPNHKRCIIILREVPETTPVEEVESLFKNDNCPKVISVEFAHNNNWYITFQSDTDAQQAYKYLREEVKTFQGKPIMARIKAINTFFAKNGYRSMDSSLYAQQSQSQSQYSSPLYMQHVYPQQQYPVYGIVPPTWTPSPTPYFETPLAPFPNSSFVNGFGSAGHYKTGSSSLNITRPFNRNRNHVKPQVRTSEVTSASITPVPLESLTGLRSPQPPAPVVPTVPTTTTNPVQTASDLSSAYSHLSSSSSSLDPSDDSGMAGRGRRSTTYRGTRRRREDERIARPVPLAEVKVPPPKFDLAATNFPPLPGCVVSTQGEPVLENRMSDVVRGLYRDKTEQANKEATVSPASVQPPVAEETVAVSSPALAAAKSASQPLGPSAPGVTRQEKRVERAEPPAPKVAPRTPVQTTVNPPPTTQPVPSSRPQSSAASTPATPSTPTPATATIPTPAQEPRKLSYAEVCQRPPKDPPPAAPAPASTGTATGQPLRELRVNKAEDPGSSSGPGDKQEKGHDREGGWECKESRPPRERDSQGYYRSNGPRGTGGLKFRDQRRPPPARRSSPQGGYRHTGKEQNIPPVSPK, from the exons ATGAGTTCAGATCAGAGCGTAGAGCCGCCgctgctgcaggaggaggcTGATCCCGGACCGAAGACCGGTGGGAAGGACGAGGCTCCGCTGGGGAGCGAGGGAGGGTCAGGCGGCATG GTCACCTCTAAGGGCGCCGGTTTGAACCCAAATGCCAAGGTGTGGCAGGAGATGCCTGTGGCCCCCAGCGAGGCTGTTACCAACAGCCCTCATTGGCCCCCCTCAGACATCAGTGAGG GTTATTCTGAGCCTTCGTCTGCTGGGTGCAAGCAGTACCCTGTGGGATTCACGGCCCTGGATGACAGCAGCTCCACAGCAACAGCTGAGATAGCAGTAAATGGAATGGACCCTCCAGAGTTGGGCTTTTCCCCCGCTGAGTCCACGACAGGGACCTCAG TGGATTCCAAAACTGAAGAACAATCTCCGATCTCCTCTGAGAATCTTCGAGAGTCTCTGAAGAAGGAGCTGGAGTTTTATTTCTCCAG agaAAACCTCTCAAAGGATCTGTACCTGATGTCCCAGATGGACAGTGACCAGTTTGTCCCTATTTGGACTATAGCCAGCATGGAGGGCATCAAGGTCCTCACCACTGACATAGACCTCATCCTGGATGTGCTGAGAT CCTCTCCTATGGTACAAGTGGATGAGAAAGGGGAGAAAGTACGTCCTAATCACAAGCGGTGCATTATCATCCTGAGGGAGGTCCCTGAAACCACACCTGTCGAG GAAGTGGAGTCACTATTCAAAAATGACAACTGTCCAAAGGTGATAAGTGTTGAGTTTGCACACAACAACAACTGGTACATCACATTCCAATCAGACACAGACGCCCAACAG GCATACAAGTATTTAAGAGAGGAAGTAAAAACATTTCAGGGAAAACCCATCATG GCCAGGATAAAGGCCATCAACACATTCTTTGCGAAGAATGGCTACCGTAGCATGGACAGCAGCCTGTACGCTCAGCAGTCCCAGAGCCAGTCCCAGTACAGCTCTCCGCTCTACATGCAGCACGTCTACCCTCAGCAGCAGTACCCAGTCTACGGCATTGTACCTCCCACCTGGACGCCTTCGCCCACGCCGTATTTTGAAACTCCTCTG GCACCGTTTCCCAACAGTAGCTTTGTGAATGGATTTGGCTCTGCAGGACACTACAAAACTGGCTCCAGTTCTCTTAATATCACACGCCCATTCAACAGAAACCG AAACCATGTGAAGCCCCAGGTGAGGACAAGCGAGGTGACCTCAGCGTCTATAACTCCCGTCCCCTTGGAGAGTCTGACTGGACTACGCAGCCCGCAGCCTCCTGCTCCTGTTGTTCCCACAGTCCCCACCACTACCACTAACCCAGTCCAGACGGCCTCTGACCTGAGCTCAGCGTATTcacatctctcctcctcttcctcgtcttTGGACCCCAGTGATGACAGCGGCATGGCTGGACGTGGAAG ACGGAGCACAACCTATAGAGGGACACGGAGGAGGCGAGAAGATGAACGAATCGCG AGGCCTGTACCGCTAGCAGAGGTCAAGGTGCCTCCACCCAAGTTTGACTTGGCAGCTACCAATTTCCCACCTCTTCCTGGCTGCGTAGTCAGCACACAGGGAGAGCCAGTACTAGAAAACCGGATGTCAGATGTTGTGCGCGGTTTGTACAGGGACAAG ACAGAACAAGCCAATAAAGAAGCCACTGTGAGTCCAGCTTCAGTCCAACCCCCAGTCGCAGAGGAGACTGTGGCCGTCTCAAGTCCTGCCCTGGCAGCAGCGAAATCTGCTTCACAACCACTTGGACCCTCAGCCCCTGG TGTTACCCGTCAGGAGAAGAGGGTTGAACGGGCAGAGCCTCCCGCTCCAAAAGTGGCTCCACGCACACCTGTTCAAACCACCGTAAACCCACCCCCCACCACGCAGCCTGTACCTAGCTCCAGGCCTCAGTCCTCTGCTGCCTCCACGCCAGCGACACCGAGCACGCCGACCCCTGCTACAGCCACTATACCCACCCCTGCACAG GAGCCTCGCAAGCTCAGCTATGCTGAGGTCTGCCAACGGCCACCCAAGGACCCTCCACCTGCGGCCCCTGCCCCAGCTTCCACAGGCACTGCGACAGGCCAGCCTTTACGCGAGCTGCGCGTGAACAAGGCCGAGGATCCGGGCTCCAGCAGTGGTCCTGGAGACAAGCAAGAGAAAGGCCACGACAGGGAGGGGGGATGGGAATGCAAGGAGAGCCGACCACCACGTGAACGTGACTCTCAAGGCTACTACCGCAGCAACGGCCCCAGAGGCACCGGGGGCCTCAAATTTCGGGACCAGAGGCGCCCGCCTCCGGCCCGACGCAGCTCCCCCCAGGGAGGCTACAGGCACACTGGCAAAGAGCAGAATATCCCACCAGTATCGCCAAAGTAA
- the larp4aa gene encoding la ribonucleoprotein 4Aa isoform X1 codes for MSSDQSVEPPLLQEEADPGPKTGGKDEAPLGSEGGSGGMVTSKGAGLNPNAKVWQEMPVAPSEAVTNSPHWPPSDISEGYSEPSSAGCKQYPVGFTALDDSSSTATAEIAVNGMDPPELGFSPAESTTGTSVDSKTEEQSPISSENLRESLKKELEFYFSRENLSKDLYLMSQMDSDQFVPIWTIASMEGIKVLTTDIDLILDVLRSSPMVQVDEKGEKVRPNHKRCIIILREVPETTPVEEVESLFKNDNCPKVISVEFAHNNNWYITFQSDTDAQQAYKYLREEVKTFQGKPIMARIKAINTFFAKNGYRSMDSSLYAQQSQSQSQYSSPLYMQHVYPQQQYPVYGIVPPTWTPSPTPYFETPLAPFPNSSFVNGFGSAGHYKTGSSSLNITRPFNRNRVPLYSRKNVINAFRNHVKPQVRTSEVTSASITPVPLESLTGLRSPQPPAPVVPTVPTTTTNPVQTASDLSSAYSHLSSSSSSLDPSDDSGMAGRGRRSTTYRGTRRRREDERIARPVPLAEVKVPPPKFDLAATNFPPLPGCVVSTQGEPVLENRMSDVVRGLYRDKTEQANKEATVSPASVQPPVAEETVAVSSPALAAAKSASQPLGPSAPGVTRQEKRVERAEPPAPKVAPRTPVQTTVNPPPTTQPVPSSRPQSSAASTPATPSTPTPATATIPTPAQEPRKLSYAEVCQRPPKDPPPAAPAPASTGTATGQPLRELRVNKAEDPGSSSGPGDKQEKGHDREGGWECKESRPPRERDSQGYYRSNGPRGTGGLKFRDQRRPPPARRSSPQGGYRHTGKEQNIPPVSPK; via the exons ATGAGTTCAGATCAGAGCGTAGAGCCGCCgctgctgcaggaggaggcTGATCCCGGACCGAAGACCGGTGGGAAGGACGAGGCTCCGCTGGGGAGCGAGGGAGGGTCAGGCGGCATG GTCACCTCTAAGGGCGCCGGTTTGAACCCAAATGCCAAGGTGTGGCAGGAGATGCCTGTGGCCCCCAGCGAGGCTGTTACCAACAGCCCTCATTGGCCCCCCTCAGACATCAGTGAGG GTTATTCTGAGCCTTCGTCTGCTGGGTGCAAGCAGTACCCTGTGGGATTCACGGCCCTGGATGACAGCAGCTCCACAGCAACAGCTGAGATAGCAGTAAATGGAATGGACCCTCCAGAGTTGGGCTTTTCCCCCGCTGAGTCCACGACAGGGACCTCAG TGGATTCCAAAACTGAAGAACAATCTCCGATCTCCTCTGAGAATCTTCGAGAGTCTCTGAAGAAGGAGCTGGAGTTTTATTTCTCCAG agaAAACCTCTCAAAGGATCTGTACCTGATGTCCCAGATGGACAGTGACCAGTTTGTCCCTATTTGGACTATAGCCAGCATGGAGGGCATCAAGGTCCTCACCACTGACATAGACCTCATCCTGGATGTGCTGAGAT CCTCTCCTATGGTACAAGTGGATGAGAAAGGGGAGAAAGTACGTCCTAATCACAAGCGGTGCATTATCATCCTGAGGGAGGTCCCTGAAACCACACCTGTCGAG GAAGTGGAGTCACTATTCAAAAATGACAACTGTCCAAAGGTGATAAGTGTTGAGTTTGCACACAACAACAACTGGTACATCACATTCCAATCAGACACAGACGCCCAACAG GCATACAAGTATTTAAGAGAGGAAGTAAAAACATTTCAGGGAAAACCCATCATG GCCAGGATAAAGGCCATCAACACATTCTTTGCGAAGAATGGCTACCGTAGCATGGACAGCAGCCTGTACGCTCAGCAGTCCCAGAGCCAGTCCCAGTACAGCTCTCCGCTCTACATGCAGCACGTCTACCCTCAGCAGCAGTACCCAGTCTACGGCATTGTACCTCCCACCTGGACGCCTTCGCCCACGCCGTATTTTGAAACTCCTCTG GCACCGTTTCCCAACAGTAGCTTTGTGAATGGATTTGGCTCTGCAGGACACTACAAAACTGGCTCCAGTTCTCTTAATATCACACGCCCATTCAACAGAAACCG TGTCCCCCTCTATTCAAGAAAGAATGTAATAAATGCCTTCAG AAACCATGTGAAGCCCCAGGTGAGGACAAGCGAGGTGACCTCAGCGTCTATAACTCCCGTCCCCTTGGAGAGTCTGACTGGACTACGCAGCCCGCAGCCTCCTGCTCCTGTTGTTCCCACAGTCCCCACCACTACCACTAACCCAGTCCAGACGGCCTCTGACCTGAGCTCAGCGTATTcacatctctcctcctcttcctcgtcttTGGACCCCAGTGATGACAGCGGCATGGCTGGACGTGGAAG ACGGAGCACAACCTATAGAGGGACACGGAGGAGGCGAGAAGATGAACGAATCGCG AGGCCTGTACCGCTAGCAGAGGTCAAGGTGCCTCCACCCAAGTTTGACTTGGCAGCTACCAATTTCCCACCTCTTCCTGGCTGCGTAGTCAGCACACAGGGAGAGCCAGTACTAGAAAACCGGATGTCAGATGTTGTGCGCGGTTTGTACAGGGACAAG ACAGAACAAGCCAATAAAGAAGCCACTGTGAGTCCAGCTTCAGTCCAACCCCCAGTCGCAGAGGAGACTGTGGCCGTCTCAAGTCCTGCCCTGGCAGCAGCGAAATCTGCTTCACAACCACTTGGACCCTCAGCCCCTGG TGTTACCCGTCAGGAGAAGAGGGTTGAACGGGCAGAGCCTCCCGCTCCAAAAGTGGCTCCACGCACACCTGTTCAAACCACCGTAAACCCACCCCCCACCACGCAGCCTGTACCTAGCTCCAGGCCTCAGTCCTCTGCTGCCTCCACGCCAGCGACACCGAGCACGCCGACCCCTGCTACAGCCACTATACCCACCCCTGCACAG GAGCCTCGCAAGCTCAGCTATGCTGAGGTCTGCCAACGGCCACCCAAGGACCCTCCACCTGCGGCCCCTGCCCCAGCTTCCACAGGCACTGCGACAGGCCAGCCTTTACGCGAGCTGCGCGTGAACAAGGCCGAGGATCCGGGCTCCAGCAGTGGTCCTGGAGACAAGCAAGAGAAAGGCCACGACAGGGAGGGGGGATGGGAATGCAAGGAGAGCCGACCACCACGTGAACGTGACTCTCAAGGCTACTACCGCAGCAACGGCCCCAGAGGCACCGGGGGCCTCAAATTTCGGGACCAGAGGCGCCCGCCTCCGGCCCGACGCAGCTCCCCCCAGGGAGGCTACAGGCACACTGGCAAAGAGCAGAATATCCCACCAGTATCGCCAAAGTAA
- the pfkma gene encoding phosphofructokinase, muscle a, whose product MSKDLHPTTDPTTMGVGRSIAVLTSGGDAQGMNAAVRATVRVGLYTGAKVYFVHEGYQGLVDGGDNIRPATWESVSMMLQLGGTVIGSARCKDFRTREGRLKAACNLVKLGITNLCVIGGDGSLTGANQFRTDWSALLRDLIQAGKITEAEAKKSSHLNIVGMVGSIDNDFCGTDMTIGTDSALHRIIEVVDAITTTAQSHQRTFILEVMGRHCGYLALVTALACGADWVFIPEMPPDDDWENHLCRRLTDQRARGCRLNVIIVAEGAMSRDGKPITSDQIKKLVTDRLGFDTRTTILGHVQRGGTPSAFDRILGSRMGVEAVMALLEATPDTPACVVSLSGNQAVRLPLMECVQVTKDVTAAMAEGRFDEAIKLRGKSFENNWNTYKLLAHINPPDTKSNINVAIMNIGAPCAGMNAAVRAAVRMGIIQGHSMLAVHDGFDGLAHGQVEPITWTSVSGWTGKGGSMLGTKRTLPGKLLEEISQNIAKFNIHALVIIGGFEAFVGGLELVQAREKYEEMCIPMVVIPATVSNNVPGSDFSIGADTALNTITATCDRIKQSAAGTKRRVFIVETMGGYCGYLATMAGLAAGADAAYIYEEKFAIKDLQVNVSHLVEKMKTTVKRGLILRNENSNANYTTDFIFNLYSEEGKGVFDCRKNVLGHMQQGGTPTPFDRNFGTKMGAKTVLWLTEKLKECYRHGRIFANTPDSACVLGMRKRALTFQPLADLKGDTDFEHRIPKTQWWLKIRPIMKILAKYDIELDTSEHADMEHVIKKRSPIVK is encoded by the exons ATGTCCAAGGATCTCCACCCAACCACGGACCCCACAACAATGGGGGTGGGACGCTCCATTGCTGTGCTGACGTCAGGAGGAGACGCCCAAG GTATGAACGCTGCTGTGAGAGCCACAGTCAGAGTCGGTCTCTACACTGGAGCCAAAGTCTACTTTGTCCATGAG GGCTACCAGGGTCTGGTGGACGGAGGAGACAACATTCGCCCGGCTACATGGGAGAGTGTGTCCATGATGCTGCAGCTG GGAGGTACTGTCATTGGCAGCGCTCGCTGCAAGGACTTCCGCACCAGAGAGGGTCGTCTGAAGGCAGCATGTAACCTAGTGAAGCTGGGCATCACCAACCTGTGTGTGATCGGAGGAGACGGCAGTCTGACAGGAGCCAACCAGTTCAGGACTGACTGGAGTGCACTGCTGCGTGACCTCATCCAAGCTG GTAAGATCACAGAAGCAGAAGCCAAGAAATCTTCCCACCTGAACATCGTGGGCATGGTGGGCTCCATTGACAACGACTTCTGTGGCACCGACATGACCATTGGCACTGACTCCGCCCTGCACCGCATCATTGAGGTGGTGGATGCCATCACCACAACTGCACAGAG CCACCAGAGGACGTTTATCCTGGAGGTGATGGGCAGACACTGTGG GTACCTGGCCCTGGTGACAGCTCTTGCCTGCGGTGCAGATTGGGTGTTCATTCCAGAGATGCCACCAGATGATGACTGGGAGAACCACCTGTGCAGGAGGCTGACAGAT caaaGAGCCCGAGGATGTCGTCTGAATGTGATCATTGTGGCTGAGGGTGCGATGTCCAGAGATGGCAAACCAATTACATCTGACCAGATCAAGAAG CTGGTGACTGACAGGCTCGGCTTTGATACTCGCACCACTATCCTCGGACACGTACAGAGAGGAGGAACACCGTCCGCCTTCGACAGAATCTTG GGCAGCAGGATGGGTGTGGAGGCAGTGATGGCGCTGCTGGAGGCCACTCCAGATACTCCTGCCTGTGTGGTCAGCTTGTCTGGGAACCAGGCAGTCAGACTGCCGCTCATGGAGTGTGTGCAAGTG ACCAAAGATGTGACTGCCGCCATGGCCGAGGGCAGATTTGATGAGGCCATCAAGCTCAGGGGAAA GAGTTTTGAGAACAACTGGAACACATACAAGCTGCTGGCTCACATCAACCCCCCAGACACTAAG AGCAACATCAATGTGGCCATCATGAACATTGGAGCTCCCTGCGCTGGTATGAACGCTGCCGTCCGTGCTGCAGTCAGGATGGGCATCATCCAGGGTCACTCCATGTTGGCTGTCCATGACGGCTTTGACGGTCTGGCTCATGGACAG gTTGAGCCTATCACCTGGACCTCAGTGTCTGGCTGGACTGGAAAAGGAGGCTCAATGCTGGGCACTAAGAG AACTCTTCCAGGTAAATTGTTGGAGGAAATCAGCCAGAATATTGCCAAATTCAACATCCACGCTTTGGTGATCATCGGTGGATTTGAG GCCTTTGTGGGAGGTCTGGAGCTGGTTCAGGCCAGAGAGAAATATGAGGAGATGTGCATTCCCATGGTGGTTATCCCCGCCACTGTCTCCAACAACGTCCCCGGCTCTGACTTCAGCATCGGTGCTGACACCGCCCTCAACACCATCACCGCT ACCTGTGACAGAATCAAGCAGTCTGCGGCAGGGACCAAACGCCGTGTGTTCATCGTTGAGACTATGGGAGGATACTGCGGCTACTTGGCCACCATGGCTGGTCTGGCTGCTGGAGCTGATGCCGCCTACATTTATGAGGAAAAATTTGCCATTAAAGACCTGCAG GTGAACGTAAGTCATCTCGTGGAGAAGATGAAGACAACAGTGAAGAGAGGTTTGATTCTCAG GAATGAGAACTCTAATGCCAACTACACCACTGACTTCATCTTCAACCTGTACTCAGAGGAAGGCAAAGGAGTCTTCGACTGCCGTAAGAACGTCCTCGGACACATGCAGCAG GGTGGCACTCCAACACCCTTCGACAGAAACTTCGGCACAAAGATGGGTGCAAAGACTGTTCTGTGGCTGACTGAGAAACTCAAGGAGTGTTATAGGCATG GTCGTATCTTCGCCAACACACCGGACTCTGCCTGTGTGCTGGGCATGAGGAAGAGGGCGCTCACCTTCCAACCACTTGCTGACTTGAAAGGAGACACAGATTTTGA GCACCGCATCCCTAAGACACAGTGGTGGCTGAAGATCAGGCCCATCATGAAGATCCTGGCCAAGTACGACATCGAACTAGACACATCTGAACATGCCGACATGGAGCATGTGATCAAGAAGAGGAGTCCTATCGTGAAATAG